A part of Deltaproteobacteria bacterium genomic DNA contains:
- a CDS encoding AAA family ATPase translates to MARILTVANQKGGVGKTTTAVNLAASLSVMEKKTLLVDLDPQANASSGVGGTPGGDEERNVYRVLMGEIPVAEAIRETGLPFLFLLPASADLIGAEIELVPMERRERRLAEALAPIVEDYEVIMIDCPPSLGLLTVNALCAADAVVIPLQCEYYALEGLSSLFRTIDRIREEMNPGLRIEGVALTMFDARNNLAHQVADEAREILKDQVFQTVIPRNVRLSESPSHGKPALLYAVSSRGAQSYLELAREMVNRWNGRTNP, encoded by the coding sequence TTGGCCCGTATCCTCACCGTCGCCAACCAGAAGGGGGGCGTCGGGAAGACCACCACCGCGGTCAACTTGGCCGCCTCCCTCTCCGTGATGGAGAAGAAGACGCTGCTGGTCGATCTCGACCCGCAGGCCAACGCCTCTTCCGGCGTGGGAGGGACCCCCGGGGGGGACGAGGAGCGCAACGTCTACCGCGTCCTCATGGGGGAGATCCCCGTGGCGGAGGCGATCCGGGAGACCGGTCTTCCTTTCCTCTTTCTGCTGCCCGCTTCCGCCGACCTGATCGGGGCCGAAATCGAACTGGTGCCGATGGAGCGCAGGGAGCGGCGCCTGGCCGAGGCGCTGGCTCCTATTGTGGAAGACTACGAGGTCATCATGATCGATTGTCCCCCCTCCTTGGGCCTGCTGACGGTGAACGCCCTCTGCGCCGCCGATGCAGTAGTGATTCCTCTTCAGTGCGAATACTATGCCCTGGAAGGGCTTTCCAGCCTGTTCCGCACCATCGACCGGATCCGGGAGGAGATGAACCCCGGGCTTCGGATCGAGGGGGTGGCGCTCACCATGTTCGACGCGCGGAACAACCTGGCCCACCAGGTCGCGGACGAGGCCCGCGAAATACTAAAAGATCAAGTATTTCAAACTGTTATACCGAGAAATGTCCGCCTGTCCGAGTCGCCCTCCCACGGAAAGCCGGCGCTTCTGTACGCCGTTTCCTCCCGGGGGGCGCAAAGTTACCTCGAACTGGCCCGGGAGATGGTGAATCGATGGAACGGAAGAACGAACCCGTGA